DNA from Pelodiscus sinensis isolate JC-2024 chromosome 1, ASM4963464v1, whole genome shotgun sequence:
ATGTTTCAAatgggtagccttgttagtcagTATCtataaaaataacaaggagtcctgtggtacatgcatctgacaaagtggtttttacccatgaaagcttatgcccaaataaatctgtcagtctttaaAATGCTTCAGGAAGTTGTTTTTGTAGATTTATGTTGGGTCTCAAAACagtgattttttgaaaaaatacataAGCACGGTCCATCAGTTTTTTACTAATACTTTAGGGGTAGATCATCAAGGCTCTCTTATGCAAGGCTCTCTTTCACTATCTACCTGTATCATGGTCAGCAGTGTGCACAGGCAGGCTCTGCAAGGCCCAGTTGACCAAGATGAATACACAACTCTCATTGTCTTCACTGGGAGCTTTGAGTGGTTGGCATTTCTGAAAATTGGGGCCTTTTGATTGAATACCTAACCACTATAGGCCCAAATTTCTGAAGAACTGATACTCACAACTGTAGAGCGGgcttcatggattgagaactggagATGCAAGCACAACTGAAAGCTGATCTTGCTTGGATTTAGTTGCTCCactaggatgcatctacactgcaccgttattttgagataacaagcattatttagaaatgacaatgtgagcatctacacagacattctgttatttcaaaataacgaccggcttattctgaaatctgtgaaacttattctacgaggaataacacctattccgaaatagctatttcgaaataagacatgtatagatgctccactgttgctatttcgaaatagctcctcaccaggatcattctaaattattcctcccgagtgcctcctggggctctaaatagagatagcacatctacattagggaagcctgctcagactaattttgaggcttccatgcAGGGTAgacttgctatttcaaaaaaacggtttcggaataactattccggaataacttcttttgaaatagctgtgctgTAGACATACACCTAAGATGCTAATCTCTGAAAATGATGGCCTTAGTCTTTTGATTAGTAATTCATAGGAAATGCACAATTCTATGCCAAAATGGAGACCTGATCATGAAAATTTTACAGCAATATCTATGCGGAATTGAAAAGAGCCTACAGAAGTTACTCTGAGCAATGTAAACTCAATGAATGTTAACTTAGATACCCAGTAATGACCATTTAAATATCAACATTCCTATGTGAAGTAGTTAACAAAGGAGATAAAAAACCATAGATCTCCACAATTTCAGCTCAGTTCAAAACAAGGTTAACTCCTCTGTCCAAAGAAAATTGGCTGAAAATGGAAAAATACAAAACTGATaaagaatatatatatttaatacttggaggagactgagggggaaaataATCAAAGAGAAGAAACctttttaacattttgtttttgtcTCTCTTTGTTTCTCCTTGACCAGTTAAAGCTAGTGAACCTGGGGGATAATATACTGAGCTTCCATGGAAGTGTCAATATCTAGGGATCTCTTGTGGCCGAGGCAAAGAGTTGCATTAATTGTATTACACAATGTgttaaaatatgcaaatatgacTCACTGTTAATTTGGTTGACTTGGAGGTAGAAGTTTTCTAGATTTTCATTGACTGTTGGAATGGTCTTCAGCATGTTAAAGGAGAGATCCAACTCAACTAGGGAGGAGATATTAAAAACGTTGCCTGGTATTCCAGCATCTGTCAAACGATTGTGAGACAGACGTAAATATTGCAGAGCCTTAAAACCTTGGAAGTACTCGTCAGGAATGTTGTTGATCTGGTTGTTGTCAAAATACAGCATGAGTAAAGCATGCGGCAGTCCTTTTGGTAGCTTTGTAAGTTGATTGAAGCTCAAGTCAAGATATAAAAGTGACTTCAGGCTTTTAAAAGCTCCAGAAAGAGAGTCTGTTTTCAGCTGGTTGTTCTGTAGGTGAAGGACAGTCAGGTTCACTAGCCCCTCCAATACATTGGGGCTGATTTTTGTGATCTTGTTGTGACTAAGTTGCAGGTCATCCATAGTATTGGGAAGTGGTCCAACAGCTTCAACCAAATTGTTATAATTTATATGTAATTTCTTTAAACTCTTTAGTTTGGAGAAGACTCTTCCCTTAATTTTTGAATTTTCCAAATTATTGTGATCTAGGATCAGCCACTGCAGGTCTGTTACATTATCAAATGCATTCTCTTCAATGCCCTCAATCATATTGTTTCGGACATAAAGATATTTTATTCCAGGAGGTACAATTGGGAGGCTTTTCAATTTGAGGTCATCACAATACATTGCTGATGGATAATTTTCAGGACAATTACATTCTGGGGCACAGATCGCTGAAGATGGCCCTTCCATTGAATGAATGTAAGGGTAATCTGAGTCTGGAAAATATCCCACATCGTAGTCGTATTGGCAGAAAATACCACTAATCAATACCAAAAAGAAAGGTAGGGAGCTTAGATGCATCTTTGCAAAGTGGCTTGTCCCTGTATGGTAGGAGGAAAAAAGTTacaattttgaatttattttccttgatattatttttaattttatcatATAAAATTATCCATAAAACTGATAAGGAAGATAGAGTTAATTAAAGTTGTTAATTTATGAATTTGTCAATTAGGATTGTTATTGTTTCCATAACATGAACTTGAAGGTTTTCCTGTCATATTAAATTTGTGAAGAGAGCTTTAAAAGTTGGTAAATCTGATATGACAAGTAGTTAGAAATTAGAGAATAGGATAAGCAATTACCTACATTTTACTTTAACCACTGCATAGAAAGTATCTGTAGTGGACCAATGACATTTGATAATAACATAATACATTTATAATGTCTTATTTTGGGATGTGAATGAAAAATAAGGGCATGTGACTTTcaaatgaaataattattttggtggTAAACTCCATGATCAGCTAACACATTTTAGCCTCAGTAAGTTATAGATTGAGAAAACTCATCAACCTGTACAAAAATGCTCATCATGAAATAAACTGTTTACCAGCTATTGTGAAGGTGGTTGGATGGATTAGAAAGGTACATAACAGGGAGAAAGTGGAGAGCTATGAGTAGAAGGAATCAAAGAAAAAGAGAGGATGAGTCTACTTGGTCTTTACTGTGGTGTTGATGGTTTTGTTAGGTGATCTCATTTAACATGAGGAGAGAAGGAAAGACGGGGAAATGTGAAAACAGGAATGGAATACTTCCTGCTTAAATTCTCCTTTCCCTTTTTCTGCAAGGACCCTCTTAtccgttttttttttaagactggcAGGTGAGTTCGGTCACACTCATGTGCAGTTATTTGATGACGTAGCTAAATTTTCAGGATTGTAGTGAGTAATATTCAAAGGAAGGTTTTTCCATTGAACTTTAATTGGGTCCATTGTTATTACTAATTAAATACAAGAAAGTTGCTGCGTATTTAGATAACTTCCATTGATCGGACTTAAACTGAGAGCATCCAGGAAGTTCCAAGTTAAGACTTACATCTCACTATATAATTAGTTGTTTAAAATAGCTATTGTTTCATCAGTCTTCTTTGATAATCtcttaaatgttttcttttatgAGTAGGAAACTTATATACAAATCCACATAATGTTTGGAAGGTCCAGAAGAGTAGCTGGCACTgaaaatatctatctatctatctatctatctatctatctatctatctatctatctatctatctatctatctatctatctatcccaacACTGAATAAATTGGTTATATACTAATGTAAATGGCCTTGCAAATTCTAAATGTTCACACTTAAATAAAATGAATATGACAAATACACAGCGCAACTTGTTTTAAACAACCAATCAAGGGTCCAATAAGCCACTTGCTTAACACAGGTGGTATTCAGATCCAGATGAAGCAAAATTGTTCCCATTGCACTTGGGAATGCTTTGATGTGGTCTTGAGCCAGGAAACTGCTTAATATGGGTGGTTTCCTGTAACTTTTAACTGCTTAGTGTTTTAACATATTTATATAagtaatatatatacacatacagtcCTACTACCAAGTCAcacagtgggtcagacccacATCTGGTGTAAATAATTGTAGCACCATTGAAGTCAGCAAACTGGGTGATTCATACCAGCAGCAAATCTGGCCCTGTGTTTTTAACTGCAGTTGAGAATGAGATGGAAAGCAGTAAAAATTAGTTCAAACTCAAAGTAAACTTTAAATTGTCCTCTTGTTCCCAAGTAATTCCAGAACATACCCATATGCAATTTGGTATACATATTAGCATCAGACATGGAACTAAAATCCATGGAAAACTCCAGCAGAACAAGGtgaacaattttttattttattatttatctgGTGAGAGTACATTTGTAGCTATACAATGTTGAGAACTCCTGCGGTGCTTACAATTTAATTAAGAACAGTGTATTTGCCTTCAGTTTATTTTCCTATTTTTGTTGGCTGGCTAAAAGTCATGTTATATTCCAGTGGGCTAATAATTCTTGAACTGAAACATCACCAAGAAGTTCTTGTTAATCTATCTTCTGACAAAATGTGAAAGTTTTTAAGGTGGTGTTACAGTATTTCCAATCAATtaatttaagttttttcagttatgcCTTATTATGCTAAACTTTTGATCAAGGAGCTCTATTAAGTATCTTTAATAAGGCATTTATCCAATCAAGATTACCTAATTAAACACAGAACGGTAGACCTGTCATTGGGGAGATTTTCAAATGTGAGTTATAAGTATGGTTTTATTTGTCTGTTAGCCACTATTGTCTGAGAGCACACTAAATCAAAATATGTTGCAGATCCCTTGCCAGTGTAAATGGGCACAgcttcagtgaagtcaatgcaacttcactgatttacatcagctgaaaatctggccccttcTCTGTAAACACATTCAGGATGGGAGGTCTTACTATTTTCCTATAAGCATGGTAAGTCAGAGCTATGACCAGAAATTTGAACTGGTACTCTTCAGCCTTCCAGTAATATTCTCTGAGTAAAGGCCTATTAATATAGGAGCACAAATATTCTACTTTAACTGTATATTTCATTGCTTTTCTGGTTTTAATTTGTACTTTTAATGGTTCTTAGTTGCTTTTCCCCCTTGGTTTCATATACAGGACTCTTGCTTCAAATAACATGCAATATTAAATACGATGCAGAAGACCAGAAACAGTGTTAGGATTTATACTAAATGTTAAAAATTAGTTGGCATATGATTCATATGAATGTgtgtatttgtttaaaattaataTGGTGTGTGGGTATACAAGAATCTTCCACAATAAAGTAAATATTATGTAGAACAATTATCTTGTTTAGTGCCAGGTTCTTAATGTTTGGATCTAAAAAGTGCCCTTatcaaaaaatgtaaaaaatgtgaTCATATATATACTTATGAACTATATGATTCTTAATTATAAGATCAGGGTAtatgctgaaaatattttttgaatgaattatttttcattttttaaaaagtttcattgTAAAATACCTGAGCACACAGTAGGGAAACTGCTCAGCAAATACAGGCAATGATAATTGCATCTCAGCAAACTTCAAAAAACCTCACTAGAGTGGAATAGATGCAATGGCAAaatctctttaaaatattttgaaacttgATTATATTAATTATATTGTTTGCTTCTTATGAAAACAATGTAGTATCTTCTATATTAAAATGTGATTTGGAAATATCCATTTCACTCTGTTAGCTATGATGtgtaaaaggaaattaaaatatttaattggaGATTCGACAAATTTAAATGGTAACAATTAAAATAGCAAACTATAGCATTTTCCTTTCATCAACAGCCATATGAATGATTTAAATGTTCATATATTCATCCTTctgtttaaattgtatagtaatgaTATAACATATCAAGAGGACTGTTAAGGTGTTGTTATGAACAAATACCTGGAGGGCTATTTGAAATGAGTGGAATTTTTAAATTCTCCTTTTGCTCTGTATGAAATTTCTCTTCCCAAATATTGTACAAAATGTTCACCACTAATGCATGCAACATGAGGTTATTTTAAGCAAACAGTGAAATCAATACACTAAACTGCTGATTTGTGTTCAATTTACAAATTGGCAAACTTGTTCTGACATTTTTCATGTCCTCATTACAGCTACATTTAAATAGCTGAGCATTATAGTTAAAATATGCAAGGGCACTTACCTTACTGCCTTGAAGCTGCTTTCTTTAATTCCCAGAGCAGATGCAATAAGGGACTGAATCGACCAATATATGCTGTAAACAGTGTCAGGAGGTAACTGGTTGCCAGATCCTCTGTGATACAagagctaaaaaaaaaaccccaaaaaacaagaataaaaaaaacacaacctcaaaccaaaaaaaccctagTCACGCTGTTCTCTGAAGCTGCTATGTCATCATGATGATCTTGTGGTGTGGTATGTACAAATGCTGCTCCCTAATGAAGTGCAGGTGGACAGTGTATACTGTACAAGGACAACCCATCTGCAGTCCTTATGGAATAGAGAAAAGATAAGTGTTTCATAAACCTGAGAAAGTTTAGACTATGAACCACAGCCTTACATAAGGAATGTTAGTATTCTAAGTGAAAAATActttaaattaaatacaaattaCACACAGACCTTTCCTGTCTCCCAATTTATTTTATACCACTGGGCATGATTTAACAAATAACATTCAAACCTCAATGTAGTTTTATGTCTTAAGGAAAGTCATTCACTTATTTTTGccttgtttttctttctgttaCATTATGTCCATCATAATGTAATAAAAGTTTCAACTAAGGAAAAGAATCAAAGATGAAAATACACCAAGATTTTTGTTAGAGTGCTATACTATGTATCTATCTCCAGCATATTTTAAGCAGATATTGTctccaaatattttttttctatataCACAGTAATTTACTAGCTTTGGGAATTTTTTTTGGTGATCTAATCGATCAAATATATATATGTTTCATAATAAAAATGCCCCATAAAGACTTTTTTGCAGTTGTAAATTCACTTTAGACATATGTTCCTTTTTGCTTTTCAAAACACTGCTACCCTTCATAATCTGTAACCACTCAGCTATGCGTTGTCTGGTTCTTATTTCATGGATATCATTCAAGAATGCATCCTAAAGCTTGGATGAGAATGTTGGTTTTAGTTGGACAATCCCAAAAGATAATGTAATAAAGAAAATCATTGGCAGAACTGTAATTGTTCATTTTGGGTCTTAACATTTCCATAAGAAAACCCAAGACACCTAAACTGTGTGTTGATGTGTTTATGGGATGTAAACCCTTTTCAAAGAGTTCATTTGTTTCCCCCTCACACAAATGTGTCTATGGATAGGATAGACAAAGCATATTGAAAAGTTCTGTGATAGAATGTTTCATGCTGGTCAGATATGAAATAAGTACACTTGAATTTTGTCATCTCTTTGAATTTTATTAAGAAGGTGATTGTTTTGTTTgctatcacttttttaaaaaaaagtgattttgttcAGAATTTTCATCTGTCATCCATGTGTTGTACTTAGTGTTCAGTGCAAAACTGTCCTTTATGTCAATATAGGGGAGTAAGGAAACTACCCATATTACAGGTTGTAAACCAgcgggtatgtctaaactatgggagtttttttcaaaagaggagatGCTAATtccgcaggaatttgcatatcttcttccaatcgctttttcaaaagcgtgtctttcaaaagtgaaagtagtctggatgcattctattcggaaaaaaaacttttttcgaaaaaccacgtaaaatctcctttttttaggaagaactttttttcaaaaaaggttttttttaaaaaaaccccacgcccagactactttcacttttgaaagacccacttttgaaaaagcgatcagaagaagatatgcaaattccatgggaatttgcatatcctctttcgaaaaacacACACACGTAGTTTAAACGTACCAAGtgtgaggcaggggtggggttAATTTTAACCCTTTTGGAGCCACTACAGGTTgagactctctagtctggcactgtctagtctggcatggttttagttaacaaatgtctacttatcatggagTGGGCAAGTTTCCTGTgggcccataaagtttgtttacagccaccatccTTGGCGCTCAGTGtcttgtgctgttatttagctctaatttactcctaaatgtcttctaagagcctagtaagcagtagaagtgttggtaatgctgctagacaatattgacttcacATGGCCCAGCCAATTCTCTGTTTTGTCGCCAATCAagtcctgagggtaccagactagagaggttcaacctgtactctcaCTTTTGCACAGGAAGCGGACAGGGTCCTGACTCTGTCCCAGACTTGCAGGCCCCTTCATTTGTGAGCCTCAGTGTTAGGGGAAGTAATCTTTAGTGGGAACGTAGAACTAATGTATAGTCTCTgagatctacactagggagttatttggaaataacttccCTTGtctcaaaataacaagcagagcgttcacactaccaagcccattatttagaaataatgggctggttatcttgaaataataactcctgttttccaagaagaataacacttatttagaaatagttattttgaaatagcagtagtatggatgctccactgctgctattttgaaataactactcccagaGTCATTAAAGTAATCAAactcattttttgaagagtaacgttagtttgaactaaggggtttgattcaaattAACACagcccagagcgcacttcctgatttgaatcagctggcgagcagaatagcgcatgggcgagattatgctaatgaagcatgggatatttaaatccccgctttattagtaattttggtcgcctacatttgcatccttatcttgagatagggagcaagtgtagatgtaccccaagtcaaagtagcacatccacattaaggcagactgcctcagattaattttgaggtttccctgaagtgtggacacgctattacaaaatagttatttcaggagatattattttggaataagttattttgaaataattccctagtatagacatgccctgagtcaCAGCTCAGTACCTGCTTTTGCTCCTGGGGCAAACTGTGTAGCTAAGATGACTGAAGCACCAGTATAACCACTGTCGGATCaatgaagaattcttccatcaacctagttaCTGCTGCTCTAGATGGTAGATTTACTACAGTGACAAAAAATATCTTTTCATTACTGAAGCACGAGTCTAAACTTCAGCAGTGCAGCAGAAGTTCCACGGCTCTGCTGCTGTAGCATTTGTAATGTAGACCATCTACTTGAGGAAAAGAAGTTGGTCCAGCATCTGCTTTTACTTCCATCCATTTCATAGGGGTTTGCAGTATATATTCCTTTCACTCATTTTTATTTCATGAGACCAATGGGTAAAAGACTTTTTGTCTAGTCTACTTTTTCCTCAACACTGTAAATGTCTATACATTTTCTCTTCATTTACTCTATTCAAACCTCCTTCCCTGCCATGTCTTTCTGTTTGAGGGTGGCTGCATGAGATCCCATGGAATCTGCCAGTGGAATCTGAGTATTGAAGACAATGGAGCTACATCCCTTCAATCCTTGTATGCCATTGTGTTACATTTTGCCTTCTTCACCTGTCAATCTTCCATTTTGCCAGCTTCTTTTTCACATCCCCTTCTTCACACCTCCTTCCATGCTGCTCCAATGTATTCTGTCCTTTGTGTCTTGTATAAATCGGAGCATATTATCAGCACTCAGTAACAATCCTTTCTGTTACATTAAAAGTATGGAAACAGTAGGCATTTTTCACTCATCTTGAATTAAATACTGTGGGGCAATTTCTGTTCTTTGCTACATATGTGcaacttccattgaagtcaatgtaacATTAACATTGCTTGTTTTGATTGTTCTGCTACTTTTGCTGCTGCAAAGAGAACTGAAA
Protein-coding regions in this window:
- the LUM gene encoding lumican, which codes for MHLSSLPFFLVLISGIFCQYDYDVGYFPDSDYPYIHSMEGPSSAICAPECNCPENYPSAMYCDDLKLKSLPIVPPGIKYLYVRNNMIEGIEENAFDNVTDLQWLILDHNNLENSKIKGRVFSKLKSLKKLHINYNNLVEAVGPLPNTMDDLQLSHNKITKISPNVLEGLVNLTVLHLQNNQLKTDSLSGAFKSLKSLLYLDLSFNQLTKLPKGLPHALLMLYFDNNQINNIPDEYFQGFKALQYLRLSHNRLTDAGIPGNVFNISSLVELDLSFNMLKTIPTVNENLENFYLQVNQINKFPLSSFCKVVGPLTYSKIKHLRLDGNNLTRSDLPQEMYNCLRVAADVSLE